Proteins found in one Arachis stenosperma cultivar V10309 chromosome 8, arast.V10309.gnm1.PFL2, whole genome shotgun sequence genomic segment:
- the LOC130946276 gene encoding probable alpha-mannosidase At5g13980, translating into MESVVCSCLCVLVLLGCFISSTESKYIKYNTSSNIVAGKLNVHLVAHTHDDVGWLKTVDQYYVGSNNSIQGACVQNVLDSLVPALLADKNRRFIYVEQAFFQRWWREQSEVVQNIVKQLVNSGQLEFINGGMVMHDEATTHYIDMIDQTTLGHHFIKQEFGKTPRIGWQIDPFGHSAVQAYLLSAQVGFDSLFFARIDYQDRAKRKDEKSLEVVWQASKSLGSSEQIFSGAFPKNYEPPANFYYEVNDDSPIVQDDVNLFDYNVPERVNEFVAAAISQANITRTNHIMWTMGTDFKYQYAHTWFRQLDKFIHYVNQDGRVHALYSTPSIYTDAKHAANEAWPIKTEDYFPYADVENGYWTGYFTSRPAIKGYVRFSSGYYLAARQLEYFKGKSALGPKTDSLADALAIAQHHDAVSGTEKQHVANDYAKRLSIGYTEAEKVVAASLSYLTDAPKAGHQIPQVKFQQCPLLNISYCPASETDFSNGKDLVVVVYNSLGWKREDVIRIPVVSEYVVVRDSSGKQIQSQLLPILDTFIGLRKYYTTAYLGVSSTVKPKYWLAFSATVPPLGFSTYYVSKAKQAATISDTYTPYKSRNQKDTIEVGPGNLKLIYSEKEAKLTEYINSKSKVKESIDQAYKYYSSYGDDGTQTSQPSGAYIFRPNGSSVPIKSDRKSPLTVFRGPIVHEVHQKISSWIYQITRLHKGKEHAEVEFIVGPIPTDDGVGKEIATEITTSVASSKTFYTDSNGRDFIERIRDYRKDWKLQVNQPVAGNYYPINLGIYLKDKSKELSILVDRSVGGSSIKDGQLELMVHRRLLVDDSRGVGEPLNETVCVHDKCAGLTVLGKYYFKIDPVGDGARWRRSFGQEIYSPFLLAFTESEGNWGDSHVTTFSGINPSYSLPDNVAVITLQDLGDGKVLLRLAHLYEVGEDKYLSAKATVELKKVFHNKQVIKISEMSLSANQERAEMERKRLAWQVKGSTQEPHISRGGPVDPQKLVVELAPMEIRTFIISFKH; encoded by the exons ATGGAGAGTGTAGTGTGTTCCTGTTTGTGTGTTTTGGTGTTGTTGGGGTGTTTCATTTCATCAACGGAATCAAAGTACATAAAGTACAACACAAGTTCAAACATTGTTGCTGGGAAGCTCAATGTTCACTTGGTTGCTCACACTCATGATGATGTTGGTTGGTTGAAGACCGTTGATCAGTACTATGTCGGTTCCAATAACTCAATTCAGGGAGCGTGCGTTCAAAATGTGCTGGATTCGCTTGTGCCTGCATTGTTGGCGGACAAGAATCGCAGGTTTATATATGTTGAACAG GCATTTTTCCAGCGTTGGTGGAGAGAACAAAGTGAAGTTGTTCAGAACATAGTCAAACAGCTGGTCAACTCTGGTCAATTGGAGTTCAT AAATGGGGGTATGGTTATGCATGATGAGGCTACTACACATTACATTGACATGATTGATCAAACAACACTTGGACACCATTTCATCAAACAAGAATTTGGTAAAACCCCAAGAATAGGATGGCAAATCGATCCGTTTGGACATTCGGCGGTGCAGGCATACTTGTTGAGTGCACAG GTTGGGTTTGATTCCCTATTCTTTGCGCGGATCGATTACCAAGACAGAGCTAAGAGGAAAGATGAAAAATCTCTTGAAGTTGTGTGGCAGGCCTCTAAGAGCCTTGGTTCATCTGAGCAA ATATTTTCAGGTGCATTCCCTAAGAACTATGAACCTCCTGCTAATTTCTACTATGAAGTAAATGATGATTCTCCAATTGTACAG GATGATGTCAATTTGTTTGACTACAATGTCCCTGAACGTGTAAATGAGTTCGTCGCAGCAGCGATTTCTCAG GCGAATATTACGCGAACCAATCATATAATGTGGACAATGGGGACAGATTTCAAGTACCAATATGCACATACCTGGTTTCGCCAATTGGATAAGTTTATTCACTATGTTAATCAA GATGGCCGGGTTCATGCCCTTTACTCAACCCCATCCATATACACCGATGCGAAACATGCTGCTAATGAGGCCTGGCCAATCAAGACTGAAGACTACTTTCC GTATGCTGATGTGGAAAATGGCTATTGGACGGGGTATTTTACAAGTAGGCCAGCTATCAAAGGCTATGTTAGATTCTCAAGTGGCTACTACTTG GCAGCAAGGCAGTTAGAGTATTTTAAAGGGAAGAGTGCCTTAGGTCCAAAAACTGATTCTTTGGCTGATGCTTTGGCTATTGCTCAACACCACGACGCAGTATCCGGTACAGAAAAGCAGCATGTGGCTAATGATTATGCGAAACGGCTTTCAATAGGCTATACAGAG GCTGAGAAGGttgttgcagcatcactttctTACTTGACAGATGCACCAAAAGCTGGTCATCAGATTCCTCAGGTTAAATTTCAACAG TGTCCACTTCTGAACATAAGTTATTGTCCTGCGTCAGAAACTGACTTCTCGAATGGAAAAGACCTG GTTGTAGTTGTTTACAATTCACTTGGATGGAAAAGAGAGGATGTAATAAGGATCCCT GTTGTAAGCGAATATGTTGTTGTTCGAGATTCAAGTGGAAAACAAATCCAATCACAGCTGCTCCCAATACTTGATACTTTTATTGGTTTGAGAAAGTACTACACTACAGCATACCTGGGAGTATCTTCAACTGTAAAACCTAAATACTGGCTTGCATTTTCGGCTACTGTCCCGCCACTTGGTTTTAGCACTTACTATGTATCTAAAGCTAAACAAGCAG CTACTATTTCAGATACATATACACCATACAAATCAAGGAATCAGAAGGATACAATTGAAGTTGGTCCAGGAAACTTGAAATTGATTTATTCCGAGAAGGAAGCAAAACTCACTGAATACATCAACAGCAAAAGCAAG GTCAAAGAATCCATAGACCAGGCATACAAATATTATTCTTCATATGGAGATGATGGAACACAAACTTCTCAG CCTTCCGGCGCATATATTTTTCGCCCCAATGGTTCATCAGTTCCAATCAAATCAGACAGAAAG TCTCCTCTCACAGTCTTCCGGGGGCCAATTGTGCATGAAGTTCATCAGAAGATTAGCTCATGGATATACCAG ATCACTAGACTGCACAAAGGGAAAGAGCATGCTGAGGTCGAGTTTATT GTTGGACCTATACCTACTGATGATGGAGTTGGTAAAGAAATTGCAACAGAGATTACAACAAGTGTAGCAAGTAGCAAAACCTTTTACACCGATTCCAATGGGCGCGATTTCATCGAAAGG ATTCGAGACTATAGAAAAGACTGGAAATTGCAAGTAAATCAACCTGTTGCTGGAAATTATTACCCT ATCAACCTTGGGATTTACCTGAAAGATAAAAGTAAAGAGCTCTCTATATTGGTAGATAGGTCTGTGGGGGGATCCAGCATCAAAGATGGGCAATTAGAACTAATGGTTCATAG GAGATTGCTTGTAGATGATTCTAGAGGCGTTGGCGAGCCGCTGAATGAAACAGTTTGCGTCCATGATAAGTGTGCCGGATTAACT GTACTAGGGAAGTACTATTTCAAGATTGATCCTGTGGGAGACGGTGCGAGATGGCGTCGATCATTTGGTCAGGAGATATACTCGCCGTTTCTATTAGCCTTCACAGAG AGTGAAGGTAACTGGGGAGACTCCCATGTTACAACTTTCTCAGGAATAAATCCATCATACAGCTTGCCAGATAACGTTGCAGTCATAACCCTTCAG GATCTAGGTGATGGAAAAGTTCTCCTAAGGCTTGCACACTTATATGAG GTTGGCGAGGACAAGTATCTCTCAGCTAAGGCAACTGTAGAACTCAAAAAGGTGTTCCACAACAAACAG GTTATCAAAATAAGTGAGATGAGCTTATCTGCAAACCAAGAAAGAGCAGAAATGGAGAGGAAGAGATTGGCATGGCAAGTCAAAGGATCAACTCAAGAACCACATATTTCAAGGGGAGGACCAGTTGATCCTCAAAAGCTTGTTGTAGAGCTTGCTCCAATGGAAATAAGGACCTTTATTATAAGTTTCAAGCATTAA
- the LOC130946289 gene encoding uncharacterized protein LOC130946289 encodes MGKDNQPSAMEIDDPKSANSDQIVPKFSINVLQLLKSAQMQHGLRHGDYTRYRRYCTARLRRLYKSLKFTHGRGKYSKRNITESTVTDVRFLHVLLYSAERAWSHAMEKRQLPDGPNARQRIYLIGRLRKAVKWATLFSKLCAIKADSRTSLEAEAYASYMKGNLLFEQDQNWDVALMSFKSARAVYEELGKYGDLDNQVLCRERVEELEPSIRYCLHKVGQSNLQTSELLNIGDMEGPALDLFKAKLEAVMAEARSQQAASMTELNWLGHRFPVSNAKTRVAILKAQELEKDLHGSSADSTPSDKKLIIFDKIFSAYHEARGYIRADLATAGNAENVKDDLHGLDKAVSAMLGERTIERNLLLVKVAKSKLARRRDDKNDKVTKPEELVRLYDLLLQNTADLSDLVSSGRDKKPEEVSFADECACKTLAFRAERCFYVAKSYSVAGKRAEAYALYHHVRNLAEDALRKFKSLNGDYKNMIKDLEELCKQCRSNSCIEHALGIMEENKDQENISERISNISLTGAERLEKFLLDKLDVYESAVGDSNVKCAPRIASFPPPFQAILRTPIVLDLAYNNIEFPSLESRMKKQKGGFMSRIWG; translated from the exons ATGGGGAAAGATAACCAACCTTCCGCTATGGAAATCGACGATCCTAAATCCGCCAATTCCGATCAGATTGTTCCCAAGTTCTCCATCAATG tgCTGCAGCTCTTGAAATCGGCACAAATGCAGCACGGTTTGCGGCATGGAGATTACACTCGATATCG GAGGTATTGCACAGCTCGTTTGAGGAGGTTATATAAATCATTGAAGTTTACTCATGGTCGAGGCAAATATTCAAAAAGAAACATAACCGAGAGTACTGTCACTGACGTAAG GTTTCTTCATGTGCTTCTATATTCGGCAGAGAGAGCTTGGAGTCATGCCATGGAGAAAAGACAGCTTCCAGATGGCCCAAATGCACGTCAACGTATCTATTTGATTGGCAGGCTGCGAAAAGCTGTAAAATGGGCTactttgttttcaaaattatgtgCCATCAAGGCAGATTCAAGAACATCTCTTGAAGCTGAG GCCTATGCATCCTATATGAAGGGTAATTTGTTGTTTGAACAAGATCAGAACTGGGATGTGGCTTTAATGAGCTTCAAAAGTGCCAG GGCTGTATATGAGGAATTAGGGAAATATGGAGATTTGGATAATCAAGTTTTGTGCCGTGAGCGAGTTGAGGAACTGGAACCTAGTATACGATATTGCCTTCATAAAGTTGGCCAGTCAAATTTACAGACCTCTGAACTTTTGAACATTGGTGACATGGAAGGTCCTGCATTAGACCTTTTTAAAGCAAAGTTGGAG GCTGTTATGGCAGAAGCAAGATCACAGCAGGCTGCTTCCATGACAGAGCTCAATTGGCTTGGCCATAGGTTTCCAGTATCAAATGCAAAAACAAGGGTTGCCATTTTAAAAG CTCAAGAGCTCGAGAAGGATTTACATGGTTCATCGGCAGACTCAACTCCATCAGacaagaaacttattatttttgacaaaatatTTTCTGCGTATCACGAAGCCAGAGGTTATATTCGAGCTGATTTG GCCACTGCAGGAAATGCAGAAAACGTGAAGGATGATTTGCATGGTCTTGACAAGGCTGTCAGTGCCATGTTGGGAGAAAGAACTATTGAGCGCAACCTTCTGTTGGTTAAGGTTGCAAAAAGTAAACTTGCTAGGCGTCGTGATGATAAAAATGATAAAGTCACCAAGCCTGAAGAGCTTGTTCGTTTATATGATCTCTTGCTACAG AATACAGCCGATCTTTCCGATTTAGTCAGTTCAGGAAGGGATAAAAAGCCAGAAGAAGTGAGCTTTGCTGATGAGTGTGCATGCAAAACCTTGGCTTTTAGAGCAGAAAG GTGCTTTTATGTGGCAAAGTCATACAGTGTGGCTGGAAAGAGGGCTGAAGCCTATGCTTTGTATCATCATGTTCGCAACTTAGCAGAGGATGCCTTAAGAAAGTTTAAATCATTAAACGGTGACTATAAG AATATGATAAAAGACCTGGAGGAGTTGTGCAAGCAGTGCAGATCTAACAGTTGTATAGAACATGCCTTGGGGATCATGGAAGAGAATAAGGATCAAGAAAACATCTCTGAAAGGATCTCCAATATATCATTGACCGGGGCTGAGCGG TTGGAGAAATTCCTTCTTGATAAACTTGATGTTTATGAGTCTGCTGTTGGCGATTCCAATGTAAAATGTGCTCCCCGCATTGCATCCTTCCCCCCACCTTTCCAGGCCATTTTGCGCACTCCAATCGTGTTGGACCTGGCTTATAACAACATTGAATTCCCATCTCTTGAGAGTAGGATGAAAAAACAAAAGGGCGGCTTCATGAGTAGAATATGGGGATGA